In one Bacillus thuringiensis genomic region, the following are encoded:
- a CDS encoding MFS transporter gives MNALFKNRAFMLVMASDILQQFAIWIRNMALLYFIMERTNNDPVSVSLLSVMEYAPIFIFSFIGGALADRWNPKRTMVAGDVLSVLSIIGIVLLLKMDYWQAIFFATLISAIVGQFSQPSSSRIFKRYVKEEEVANAIAFNQTLQSLFLIFGPVVGSLVYTQLGLFTSLYSLIILFLLSAIALSFLPKWVEKEQVARDSLKNDIKEGWKYVLHTKNLRMITITFTIIGLAVGLTTPLEVFLVIERLGMEKEAVQYLAAADGIGMLIGGIVAAIFASKVNPKKMFVFGMGILAMSFLVEGLSTSFWITSFMRFGTGICLACVNIVVGTLMIQLVPENMVGRVNGTILPLFMGAMLIGTSLAGGLKELTSLVTVFCIAMALILLAIGPVLRMQIKKEDVANKEALTNSLASK, from the coding sequence ATGAACGCTTTATTTAAAAACCGAGCATTTATGCTCGTTATGGCGTCTGATATTTTACAACAATTTGCAATTTGGATCAGAAATATGGCTCTTTTGTATTTTATAATGGAGCGAACGAATAATGATCCAGTTTCTGTTTCGTTGTTATCAGTTATGGAATATGCACCTATTTTTATTTTCTCGTTTATCGGTGGTGCGCTAGCTGATCGCTGGAATCCGAAAAGAACAATGGTCGCTGGAGATGTATTAAGTGTACTGTCTATTATAGGAATTGTCTTGTTGTTAAAAATGGATTATTGGCAGGCTATATTTTTTGCAACACTCATTTCCGCGATTGTAGGTCAGTTTTCTCAGCCCTCATCTTCGCGTATATTTAAGCGCTATGTAAAAGAAGAAGAGGTAGCAAATGCGATTGCATTTAACCAAACATTACAGTCATTATTTCTGATTTTTGGACCAGTGGTAGGATCGCTTGTGTATACACAACTTGGTTTATTTACGTCACTATATAGCTTAATCATTTTATTTTTGTTATCTGCTATCGCCCTTTCATTCTTACCAAAATGGGTTGAAAAAGAGCAAGTGGCGAGAGATTCATTAAAAAATGATATAAAAGAAGGTTGGAAGTATGTTCTTCATACGAAAAATTTACGTATGATTACGATCACTTTCACCATTATAGGCTTAGCTGTTGGATTAACAACTCCATTAGAGGTATTTCTTGTAATAGAGCGCCTTGGAATGGAAAAGGAAGCAGTTCAATATTTAGCTGCAGCTGATGGAATAGGTATGTTAATTGGTGGTATTGTTGCTGCAATTTTCGCTTCAAAAGTGAATCCGAAAAAGATGTTTGTATTCGGTATGGGCATATTAGCAATGTCATTTTTAGTAGAAGGGCTATCTACATCATTTTGGATTACTAGTTTCATGAGGTTTGGAACAGGTATTTGTTTAGCTTGTGTTAATATTGTTGTCGGTACGCTTATGATTCAACTTGTACCAGAAAATATGGTTGGAAGAGTAAATGGGACGATTTTACCACTGTTTATGGGGGCAATGCTAATTGGAACTTCACTAGCTGGAGGATTAAAGGAACTAACTTCACTAGTTACTGTGTTTTGTATAGCAATGGCACTTATTTTATTAGCGATAGGGCCAGTTCTACGTATGCAAATAAAAAAAGAAGATGTTGCTAATAAAGAGGCACTAACAAATTCGTTAGCTTCGAAATAA
- a CDS encoding helix-turn-helix transcriptional regulator, with amino-acid sequence MSQLYTDVVKTILQVRSNGVKNQIYELRTENNISQGALADKCKVSRQTINAIENNKYDPSLALAFRLAEVLGTTVDKLFLYKQ; translated from the coding sequence ATGAGCCAATTATATACTGATGTTGTAAAAACGATTTTACAGGTTAGGAGCAATGGTGTGAAAAATCAAATCTATGAATTACGCACTGAAAATAATATTTCACAAGGCGCATTAGCTGATAAATGTAAGGTTTCTAGACAAACGATAAATGCAATTGAGAATAATAAATATGATCCAAGTTTAGCGTTAGCATTCCGTTTAGCTGAAGTATTAGGAACAACTGTTGATAAATTATTTTTGTACAAGCAGTAG
- a CDS encoding MFS transporter has translation MKKMSRQEKSWILYDWANSVYSLVITTALFPIYFKAAAKEAGLSGATSTAYWGYANSFATLLISILAPILGTVADYKGFKKRFFTFFFGLGIVFTSMLAVVPTSQWYLLLGCYMLALVGFAGANIFYDAFLVDVTSEDRMDRISTRGFALGYIGSTIPFIGCIALIILSQKGTIPLSVGIASQISFAITALWWGLFTIPMLKNVEQTHYIERHPRPITMSFKRLAATFKNIKEYKTVFMFLIAYFFYIDGVDTIITMSTAYGTDLGISATNLLIILFVTQIVACPFALLYGKLSATFTGKKMLYVGIIIYIIICIYAYFLKTTLDFWILAMLVATSQGGIQALSRSYFAKLVPKESANEFFGFYNIFGKFAAIMGPVLVGVTTQLTGKTNAGVLSIIVLFIIGGFLLTRVPENNTSVTPPSQKTKTL, from the coding sequence ATGAAAAAAATGTCCAGACAAGAAAAAAGCTGGATATTATACGATTGGGCGAACTCGGTATATTCGCTCGTCATTACAACTGCATTATTTCCAATTTACTTTAAAGCAGCTGCAAAAGAAGCTGGACTATCCGGGGCAACTTCAACAGCATATTGGGGATATGCAAACTCGTTCGCAACACTTTTAATTTCTATACTTGCTCCTATTCTCGGCACAGTTGCTGATTATAAAGGATTTAAAAAACGATTTTTCACATTCTTCTTTGGACTCGGTATCGTATTTACAAGTATGTTAGCAGTCGTTCCAACATCTCAGTGGTACTTATTATTAGGATGCTATATGCTCGCCTTAGTCGGTTTTGCTGGAGCAAACATTTTTTATGATGCATTTTTAGTAGATGTCACTTCTGAAGATAGAATGGACCGAATTTCTACAAGAGGATTTGCATTAGGTTATATCGGGAGTACAATTCCTTTTATCGGTTGTATCGCTCTTATTATTCTTTCTCAAAAAGGAACTATCCCTTTATCTGTTGGTATTGCTAGTCAAATTTCATTTGCGATAACAGCTCTTTGGTGGGGGTTATTTACAATTCCAATGCTAAAAAACGTAGAGCAAACGCACTATATTGAACGTCACCCTAGACCAATTACAATGAGCTTCAAACGCCTTGCTGCTACTTTTAAAAATATTAAAGAATATAAAACTGTATTTATGTTTCTAATCGCTTACTTTTTCTATATTGACGGAGTCGATACAATTATTACTATGTCTACCGCTTACGGAACCGATCTCGGTATTAGTGCAACTAATCTATTAATCATATTATTTGTAACACAAATTGTCGCTTGTCCATTTGCTTTATTATACGGAAAATTATCAGCAACATTCACAGGTAAAAAAATGCTATATGTCGGTATCATTATTTATATCATCATTTGCATATATGCTTATTTCTTAAAAACGACACTTGATTTTTGGATTTTAGCAATGTTAGTTGCTACATCTCAAGGTGGTATTCAAGCACTAAGTCGTTCATACTTTGCAAAACTAGTACCAAAAGAATCTGCTAATGAATTCTTCGGATTTTATAATATATTTGGGAAGTTTGCCGCAATTATGGGTCCGGTATTAGTCGGTGTTACAACGCAATTAACAGGAAAAACAAACGCTGGTGTTCTTAGTATTATTGTTCTGTTTATTATAGGAGGATTCTTACTAACTAGAGTTCCAGAAAATAACACATCCGTTACACCACCTAGTCAAAAGACTAAAACGCTATAA